The Plodia interpunctella isolate USDA-ARS_2022_Savannah chromosome 11, ilPloInte3.2, whole genome shotgun sequence genome includes a window with the following:
- the SecCl gene encoding pH-sensitive chloride channel 2 isoform X4, protein MTSRTLLFSLCFIVTSNNVHGQKAIGLECPSLDKGDSYTQSEFLSRLANECRYDRLLLPTYISGDTVYVHASSYIYFIQPAEAHDLNFKLHFLLQLRWSDPRLAYALFSPQRVNIIGENDLRQRIWVPHLYMSNEQSSSLMGTDSKDVLISVAPNGEVVFSRRMQAVLYCWMNLQKFPFDEQTCSMNLESWKYNASILRLMWEKDIPPVRLSPELHLTEYSLIDFWTNESVVRGDIASMRLIGADNYSALEFAFQLGRKEGFYHMDYFIPSVMIVAMSWVTFWIRADASAPRIILGTSTMLSFITLASSQAKTLPKVSYIKASEIWFLGCIGFIFAALVEFAFVNTIWRRKKVVSLKKVNSKYILKSTLTPRLARKELQKELETSPQLSKSRSCSSLNQDTSSDPAGPTYNNYLTVHSFPSAMNLPTITTQSYDDLIQGPGGHKPPGAPNGSGSDGSDDPPKQHTWTQMTPQEIATWIDKRSRVMFPVLFIFFNIIYWTFVYCL, encoded by the exons GGCCATAGGACTGGAGTGTCCATCGCTGGACAAAGGCGACAGCTACACGCAGTCGGAGTTCCTCTCGCGGCTGGCCAACGAGTGTCGGTACGACCGCTTGTTGCTGCCCACCTACATCTCCGGAGACACCGTCTACGTGCACGCCAGCTCCTATATCTACTTCATACAGCCTGCGGAGGCCCATGATCTG aatttcaaattacattttttactacAACTTCGATGGTCCGATCCACGTTTGGCATACGCTCTATTTTCTCCACAACGTGTAAACATTATCGGGGAGAATGACCTGCGGCAACGGATTTGGGTGCCACATCTGTACATGTCAAATGAGCAGTCATCCAGCCTGATGGGCACGGATAGCAAAGACGTGCTGATCTCCGTGGCGCCCAACGGGGAAGTCGTGTTCAGCCGCAGAATGCAAGCCGTCTTGTACTGTTGGATGAATCTGCAGAAGTTCCCTTTTGACGAACAAACTTGTTCTATGAATCTTGAGAGTT GGAAATACAACGCATCCATTTTGCGCCTGATGTGGGAAAAGGACATACCGCCGGTTCGTCTTTCACCTGAACTGCATCTAACAGAATATTCTCTCATAGACTTCTGGACAAACGAGTCCGTAGTCAGGGGTGACATAGCAAGTATGCGCCTCATTGGAG CCGACAACTACAGCGCACTAGAGTTTGCTTTCCAGTTAGGACGAAAAGAAGGGTTTTACCACATGGACTACTTCATCCCTTCCGTAATGATTGTGGCCATGTCTTGGGTCACGTTTTGGATAAGAGCGGACGCATCTGCTCCAAGAATCATACTAG GCACGAGTACAATGTTGTCGTTTATCACGCTCGCGTCGAGTCAGGCTAAAACGCTACCCAAAGTGTCGTACATCAAAGCCAGCGAGATCTGGTTCCTGGGCTGCATCGGGTTCATCTTCGCCGCTTTGGTCGAGTTCGCGTTTGTCAATACTATTTGGCGAAGAAA GAAAGTGGTTAGTTTGAAGAAAGTGAACAGCAAGTACATCCTGAAGAGTACATTGACGCCGCGGCTGGCGCGCAAGGAGCTCCAGAAGGAGTTGGAGACGTCACCCCAGCTATCCAAGTCGCGCTCGTGCTCCTCGCTGAACCAGGACACCAGCAGTGACCCCGCCGGCCCCACCTACAATAACTACCTCACCGTGCAC AGCTTCCCATCGGCAATGAACTTGCCGACCATCACAACGCAGAGTTACGACGACCTCATACAGGGCCCGGGCGGACACAAGCCTCCCGGAGCTCCCAACGGCTCCGGCAGCGATGGCTCCGACGACCCCCCGAAACAGCACACCTGGACGCAGATGACGCCGCAGGAGATCGCCACGTGGATCGACAAGCGCTCCCGGGTCATGTTCCCAGTACTCTTCATCTTCTTCAACATTATTTACTGGACTTTCGTCTACTGCCTATGA
- the SecCl gene encoding pH-sensitive chloride channel 2 isoform X2, with the protein MTSRTLLFSLCFIVTSNNVHGQKAIGLECPSLDKGDSYTQSEFLSRLANECRYDRLLLPTYISGDTVYVHASSYIYFIQPAEAHDLNFKLHFLLQLRWSDPRLAYALFSPQRVNIIGENDLRQRIWVPHLYMSNEQSSSLMGTDSKDVLISVAPNGEVVFSRRMQAVLYCWMNLQKFPFDEQTCSMNLESWKYNASILRLMWEKDIPPVRLSPELHLTEYSLIDFWTNESVVRGDIASMRLIGGRSDNYSALEFAFQLGRKEGFYHMDYFIPSVMIVAMSWVTFWIRADASAPRIILGTSTMLSFITLASSQAKTLPKVSYIKASEIWFLGCIGFIFAALVEFAFVNTIWRRKKVVSLKKVNSKYILKSTLTPRLARKELQKELETSPQLSKSRSCSSLNQDTSSDPAGPTYNNYLTVHSFPSAMNLPTITTQSYDDLIQGPGGHKPPGAPNGSGSDGSDDPPKQHTWTQMTPQEIATWIDKRSRVMFPVLFIFFNIIYWTFVYCL; encoded by the exons GGCCATAGGACTGGAGTGTCCATCGCTGGACAAAGGCGACAGCTACACGCAGTCGGAGTTCCTCTCGCGGCTGGCCAACGAGTGTCGGTACGACCGCTTGTTGCTGCCCACCTACATCTCCGGAGACACCGTCTACGTGCACGCCAGCTCCTATATCTACTTCATACAGCCTGCGGAGGCCCATGATCTG aatttcaaattacattttttactacAACTTCGATGGTCCGATCCACGTTTGGCATACGCTCTATTTTCTCCACAACGTGTAAACATTATCGGGGAGAATGACCTGCGGCAACGGATTTGGGTGCCACATCTGTACATGTCAAATGAGCAGTCATCCAGCCTGATGGGCACGGATAGCAAAGACGTGCTGATCTCCGTGGCGCCCAACGGGGAAGTCGTGTTCAGCCGCAGAATGCAAGCCGTCTTGTACTGTTGGATGAATCTGCAGAAGTTCCCTTTTGACGAACAAACTTGTTCTATGAATCTTGAGAGTT GGAAATACAACGCATCCATTTTGCGCCTGATGTGGGAAAAGGACATACCGCCGGTTCGTCTTTCACCTGAACTGCATCTAACAGAATATTCTCTCATAGACTTCTGGACAAACGAGTCCGTAGTCAGGGGTGACATAGCAAGTATGCGCCTCATTGGAGGTAGAT CCGACAACTACAGCGCACTAGAGTTTGCTTTCCAGTTAGGACGAAAAGAAGGGTTTTACCACATGGACTACTTCATCCCTTCCGTAATGATTGTGGCCATGTCTTGGGTCACGTTTTGGATAAGAGCGGACGCATCTGCTCCAAGAATCATACTAG GCACGAGTACAATGTTGTCGTTTATCACGCTCGCGTCGAGTCAGGCTAAAACGCTACCCAAAGTGTCGTACATCAAAGCCAGCGAGATCTGGTTCCTGGGCTGCATCGGGTTCATCTTCGCCGCTTTGGTCGAGTTCGCGTTTGTCAATACTATTTGGCGAAGAAA GAAAGTGGTTAGTTTGAAGAAAGTGAACAGCAAGTACATCCTGAAGAGTACATTGACGCCGCGGCTGGCGCGCAAGGAGCTCCAGAAGGAGTTGGAGACGTCACCCCAGCTATCCAAGTCGCGCTCGTGCTCCTCGCTGAACCAGGACACCAGCAGTGACCCCGCCGGCCCCACCTACAATAACTACCTCACCGTGCAC AGCTTCCCATCGGCAATGAACTTGCCGACCATCACAACGCAGAGTTACGACGACCTCATACAGGGCCCGGGCGGACACAAGCCTCCCGGAGCTCCCAACGGCTCCGGCAGCGATGGCTCCGACGACCCCCCGAAACAGCACACCTGGACGCAGATGACGCCGCAGGAGATCGCCACGTGGATCGACAAGCGCTCCCGGGTCATGTTCCCAGTACTCTTCATCTTCTTCAACATTATTTACTGGACTTTCGTCTACTGCCTATGA
- the SecCl gene encoding pH-sensitive chloride channel 2 isoform X5 produces the protein MTSRTLLFSLCFIVTSNNVHGQKAIGLECPSLDKGDSYTQSEFLSRLANECRYDRLLLPTYISGDTVYVHASSYIYFIQPAEAHDLNFKLHFLLQLRWSDPRLAYALFSPQRVNIIGENDLRQRIWVPHLYMSNEQSSSLMGTDSKDVLISVAPNGEVVFSRRMQAVLYCWMNLQKFPFDEQTCSMNLESWKYNASILRLMWEKDIPPVRLSPELHLTEYSLIDFWTNESVVRGDIATGNYSALKFTFKLGREVGYYLMDYFIPSMMIVAMSWVTFWLQADASAPRITLGTSTMLSFITLASSQAKTLPKVSYIKASEIWFLGCIGFIFAALVEFAFVNTIWRRKKVVSLKKVNSKYILKSTLTPRLARKELQKELETSPQLSKSRSCSSLNQDTSSDPAGPTYNNYLTVHSFPSAMNLPTITTQSYDDLIQGPGGHKPPGAPNGSGSDGSDDPPKQHTWTQMTPQEIATWIDKRSRVMFPVLFIFFNIIYWTFVYCL, from the exons GGCCATAGGACTGGAGTGTCCATCGCTGGACAAAGGCGACAGCTACACGCAGTCGGAGTTCCTCTCGCGGCTGGCCAACGAGTGTCGGTACGACCGCTTGTTGCTGCCCACCTACATCTCCGGAGACACCGTCTACGTGCACGCCAGCTCCTATATCTACTTCATACAGCCTGCGGAGGCCCATGATCTG aatttcaaattacattttttactacAACTTCGATGGTCCGATCCACGTTTGGCATACGCTCTATTTTCTCCACAACGTGTAAACATTATCGGGGAGAATGACCTGCGGCAACGGATTTGGGTGCCACATCTGTACATGTCAAATGAGCAGTCATCCAGCCTGATGGGCACGGATAGCAAAGACGTGCTGATCTCCGTGGCGCCCAACGGGGAAGTCGTGTTCAGCCGCAGAATGCAAGCCGTCTTGTACTGTTGGATGAATCTGCAGAAGTTCCCTTTTGACGAACAAACTTGTTCTATGAATCTTGAGAGTT GGAAATACAACGCATCCATTTTGCGCCTGATGTGGGAAAAGGACATACCGCCGGTTCGTCTTTCACCTGAACTGCATCTAACAGAATATTCTCTCATAGACTTCTGGACAAACGAGTCCGTAGTCAGGGGTGACATAGCAA CTGGTAACTACAGCGCCCTAAAGTTCACTTTCAAGTTAGGGCGCGAGGTCGGTTACTACCTGATGGACTACTTCATCCCTTCCATGATGATAGTGGCCATGTCTTGGGTCACATTTTGGTTGCAAGCTGATGCTTCTGCTCCGAGAATTACTCTAG GCACGAGTACAATGTTGTCGTTTATCACGCTCGCGTCGAGTCAGGCTAAAACGCTACCCAAAGTGTCGTACATCAAAGCCAGCGAGATCTGGTTCCTGGGCTGCATCGGGTTCATCTTCGCCGCTTTGGTCGAGTTCGCGTTTGTCAATACTATTTGGCGAAGAAA GAAAGTGGTTAGTTTGAAGAAAGTGAACAGCAAGTACATCCTGAAGAGTACATTGACGCCGCGGCTGGCGCGCAAGGAGCTCCAGAAGGAGTTGGAGACGTCACCCCAGCTATCCAAGTCGCGCTCGTGCTCCTCGCTGAACCAGGACACCAGCAGTGACCCCGCCGGCCCCACCTACAATAACTACCTCACCGTGCAC AGCTTCCCATCGGCAATGAACTTGCCGACCATCACAACGCAGAGTTACGACGACCTCATACAGGGCCCGGGCGGACACAAGCCTCCCGGAGCTCCCAACGGCTCCGGCAGCGATGGCTCCGACGACCCCCCGAAACAGCACACCTGGACGCAGATGACGCCGCAGGAGATCGCCACGTGGATCGACAAGCGCTCCCGGGTCATGTTCCCAGTACTCTTCATCTTCTTCAACATTATTTACTGGACTTTCGTCTACTGCCTATGA
- the SecCl gene encoding pH-sensitive chloride channel 2 isoform X3 → MTSRTLLFSLCFIVTSNNVHGQKAIGLECPSLDKGDSYTQSEFLSRLANECRYDRLLLPTYISGDTVYVHASSYIYFIQPAEAHDLNFKLHFLLQLRWSDPRLAYALFSPQRVNIIGENDLRQRIWVPHLYMSNEQSSSLMGTDSKDVLISVAPNGEVVFSRRMQAVLYCWMNLQKFPFDEQTCSMNLESWKYNASILRLMWEKDIPPVRLSPELHLTEYSLIDFWTNESVVRGDIASMRLIGAGNYSALKFTFKLGREVGYYLMDYFIPSMMIVAMSWVTFWLQADASAPRITLGTSTMLSFITLASSQAKTLPKVSYIKASEIWFLGCIGFIFAALVEFAFVNTIWRRKKVVSLKKVNSKYILKSTLTPRLARKELQKELETSPQLSKSRSCSSLNQDTSSDPAGPTYNNYLTVHSFPSAMNLPTITTQSYDDLIQGPGGHKPPGAPNGSGSDGSDDPPKQHTWTQMTPQEIATWIDKRSRVMFPVLFIFFNIIYWTFVYCL, encoded by the exons GGCCATAGGACTGGAGTGTCCATCGCTGGACAAAGGCGACAGCTACACGCAGTCGGAGTTCCTCTCGCGGCTGGCCAACGAGTGTCGGTACGACCGCTTGTTGCTGCCCACCTACATCTCCGGAGACACCGTCTACGTGCACGCCAGCTCCTATATCTACTTCATACAGCCTGCGGAGGCCCATGATCTG aatttcaaattacattttttactacAACTTCGATGGTCCGATCCACGTTTGGCATACGCTCTATTTTCTCCACAACGTGTAAACATTATCGGGGAGAATGACCTGCGGCAACGGATTTGGGTGCCACATCTGTACATGTCAAATGAGCAGTCATCCAGCCTGATGGGCACGGATAGCAAAGACGTGCTGATCTCCGTGGCGCCCAACGGGGAAGTCGTGTTCAGCCGCAGAATGCAAGCCGTCTTGTACTGTTGGATGAATCTGCAGAAGTTCCCTTTTGACGAACAAACTTGTTCTATGAATCTTGAGAGTT GGAAATACAACGCATCCATTTTGCGCCTGATGTGGGAAAAGGACATACCGCCGGTTCGTCTTTCACCTGAACTGCATCTAACAGAATATTCTCTCATAGACTTCTGGACAAACGAGTCCGTAGTCAGGGGTGACATAGCAAGTATGCGCCTCATTGGAG CTGGTAACTACAGCGCCCTAAAGTTCACTTTCAAGTTAGGGCGCGAGGTCGGTTACTACCTGATGGACTACTTCATCCCTTCCATGATGATAGTGGCCATGTCTTGGGTCACATTTTGGTTGCAAGCTGATGCTTCTGCTCCGAGAATTACTCTAG GCACGAGTACAATGTTGTCGTTTATCACGCTCGCGTCGAGTCAGGCTAAAACGCTACCCAAAGTGTCGTACATCAAAGCCAGCGAGATCTGGTTCCTGGGCTGCATCGGGTTCATCTTCGCCGCTTTGGTCGAGTTCGCGTTTGTCAATACTATTTGGCGAAGAAA GAAAGTGGTTAGTTTGAAGAAAGTGAACAGCAAGTACATCCTGAAGAGTACATTGACGCCGCGGCTGGCGCGCAAGGAGCTCCAGAAGGAGTTGGAGACGTCACCCCAGCTATCCAAGTCGCGCTCGTGCTCCTCGCTGAACCAGGACACCAGCAGTGACCCCGCCGGCCCCACCTACAATAACTACCTCACCGTGCAC AGCTTCCCATCGGCAATGAACTTGCCGACCATCACAACGCAGAGTTACGACGACCTCATACAGGGCCCGGGCGGACACAAGCCTCCCGGAGCTCCCAACGGCTCCGGCAGCGATGGCTCCGACGACCCCCCGAAACAGCACACCTGGACGCAGATGACGCCGCAGGAGATCGCCACGTGGATCGACAAGCGCTCCCGGGTCATGTTCCCAGTACTCTTCATCTTCTTCAACATTATTTACTGGACTTTCGTCTACTGCCTATGA
- the SecCl gene encoding pH-sensitive chloride channel 2 isoform X1 — translation MTSRTLLFSLCFIVTSNNVHGQKAIGLECPSLDKGDSYTQSEFLSRLANECRYDRLLLPTYISGDTVYVHASSYIYFIQPAEAHDLNFKLHFLLQLRWSDPRLAYALFSPQRVNIIGENDLRQRIWVPHLYMSNEQSSSLMGTDSKDVLISVAPNGEVVFSRRMQAVLYCWMNLQKFPFDEQTCSMNLESWKYNASILRLMWEKDIPPVRLSPELHLTEYSLIDFWTNESVVRGDIASMRLIGGRSGNYSALKFTFKLGREVGYYLMDYFIPSMMIVAMSWVTFWLQADASAPRITLGTSTMLSFITLASSQAKTLPKVSYIKASEIWFLGCIGFIFAALVEFAFVNTIWRRKKVVSLKKVNSKYILKSTLTPRLARKELQKELETSPQLSKSRSCSSLNQDTSSDPAGPTYNNYLTVHSFPSAMNLPTITTQSYDDLIQGPGGHKPPGAPNGSGSDGSDDPPKQHTWTQMTPQEIATWIDKRSRVMFPVLFIFFNIIYWTFVYCL, via the exons GGCCATAGGACTGGAGTGTCCATCGCTGGACAAAGGCGACAGCTACACGCAGTCGGAGTTCCTCTCGCGGCTGGCCAACGAGTGTCGGTACGACCGCTTGTTGCTGCCCACCTACATCTCCGGAGACACCGTCTACGTGCACGCCAGCTCCTATATCTACTTCATACAGCCTGCGGAGGCCCATGATCTG aatttcaaattacattttttactacAACTTCGATGGTCCGATCCACGTTTGGCATACGCTCTATTTTCTCCACAACGTGTAAACATTATCGGGGAGAATGACCTGCGGCAACGGATTTGGGTGCCACATCTGTACATGTCAAATGAGCAGTCATCCAGCCTGATGGGCACGGATAGCAAAGACGTGCTGATCTCCGTGGCGCCCAACGGGGAAGTCGTGTTCAGCCGCAGAATGCAAGCCGTCTTGTACTGTTGGATGAATCTGCAGAAGTTCCCTTTTGACGAACAAACTTGTTCTATGAATCTTGAGAGTT GGAAATACAACGCATCCATTTTGCGCCTGATGTGGGAAAAGGACATACCGCCGGTTCGTCTTTCACCTGAACTGCATCTAACAGAATATTCTCTCATAGACTTCTGGACAAACGAGTCCGTAGTCAGGGGTGACATAGCAAGTATGCGCCTCATTGGAGGTAGAT CTGGTAACTACAGCGCCCTAAAGTTCACTTTCAAGTTAGGGCGCGAGGTCGGTTACTACCTGATGGACTACTTCATCCCTTCCATGATGATAGTGGCCATGTCTTGGGTCACATTTTGGTTGCAAGCTGATGCTTCTGCTCCGAGAATTACTCTAG GCACGAGTACAATGTTGTCGTTTATCACGCTCGCGTCGAGTCAGGCTAAAACGCTACCCAAAGTGTCGTACATCAAAGCCAGCGAGATCTGGTTCCTGGGCTGCATCGGGTTCATCTTCGCCGCTTTGGTCGAGTTCGCGTTTGTCAATACTATTTGGCGAAGAAA GAAAGTGGTTAGTTTGAAGAAAGTGAACAGCAAGTACATCCTGAAGAGTACATTGACGCCGCGGCTGGCGCGCAAGGAGCTCCAGAAGGAGTTGGAGACGTCACCCCAGCTATCCAAGTCGCGCTCGTGCTCCTCGCTGAACCAGGACACCAGCAGTGACCCCGCCGGCCCCACCTACAATAACTACCTCACCGTGCAC AGCTTCCCATCGGCAATGAACTTGCCGACCATCACAACGCAGAGTTACGACGACCTCATACAGGGCCCGGGCGGACACAAGCCTCCCGGAGCTCCCAACGGCTCCGGCAGCGATGGCTCCGACGACCCCCCGAAACAGCACACCTGGACGCAGATGACGCCGCAGGAGATCGCCACGTGGATCGACAAGCGCTCCCGGGTCATGTTCCCAGTACTCTTCATCTTCTTCAACATTATTTACTGGACTTTCGTCTACTGCCTATGA
- the LOC135309813 gene encoding uncharacterized protein LOC135309813: protein MENESPATTTKKKRAQWTSQQMENAVKMVERGILSTYAAAARYNIPRRTLRNHLKSGSTTRKLGRSTILTTEQEAGLVRRIIRLADVGVPMTSKMLRVQAFSFCKIKKIPNTFNDAKNAAGKKWLRLFLKRHPELARRKAQMMNPARAQKLNKDIVRDHFSKYKSVLDKLGMEHKPESIYNIDEKNCRISLHHQQEVLTAKGRKRVHQIANEHAESVTVVGCGNAIGSAIPPMILFKGKRLKPEYQDNLPPGSLVKMTPKGSMTTETFIEFINHLNKYRTSGPCLLIFDGAKCHLDFTIVEEAEKCGITLYCLPSNTTHELQPMDKSVYRSFEHHWDQELIKYVSQHPERTVNKTSFNVILSQVWPKCMTITNISNGFRATGLYPYNPDAVPEEAFAPSALSELPIPTNSENMAVLSDEARQTGEQEISTANVEDSDGSGTDTENLPLSLLFKNNLNAETPHKIDNQSTTCEIHEFLPTPKFKVKATAPRKKSLNYRAQEVTKDLFGDKATNSTPQTTVPSSRAEAVPGTSSMIMIDTKTPKSTSVTGRTSAQTAVAATRTASLTADKLTGSKPKRHDKKSSWYCPACKEDRVDDMRQCLTCGVWYHELCVGLTSTDKIFYCSGDCLKKKLKKAD, encoded by the coding sequence ATGGAAAACGAATCACCAGCTACTAccacaaagaaaaaaagggCTCAGTGGACTTCGCAACAGATGGAAAACGCTGTAAAAATGGTAGAAAGGGGTATATTATCTACATATGCTGCTGCAGCTAGATACAACATCCCAAGAAGAACCCTACGCAACCATCTAAAGAGTGGTTCGACTACACGAAAACTAGGTCGGTCGACTATATTGACTACAGAACAAGAAGCTGGACTTGTCAGAAGAATAATTCGTTTGGCTGATGTTGGAGTACCGATGACTTCAAAAATGTTGCGCGTACAGGCTTTCTCATTctgtaaaattaagaaaattccAAACACTTTCAATGATGCCAAAAATGCAGCGGGGAAAAAATGGTTGAGATTATTCCTCAAACGACACCCTGAATTAGCACGTCGTAAAGCACAGATGATGAATCCAGCTCGTGctcaaaaactaaataaagatattgttAGAGATCACTTTTCCAAATACAAAAGCGTGCTGGATAAACTTGGAATGGAACATAAACCTGAAAGCATTTACAACATTGATGAGAAAAATTGTCGCATATCTTTGCACCATCAGCAGGAAGTTCTGACAGCCAAAGGGAGAAAGAGAGTTCATCAAATAGCGAATGAGCATGCTGAAAGTGTGACTGTGGTAGGCTGCGGAAATGCTATAGGATCGGCTATTCCGCCAATGATACTATTTAAAGGCAAGCGACTAAAGCCAGAATACCAAGATAATTTACCACCAGGATCTCTGGTGAAGATGACGCCAAAAGGAAGTATGACAACAGAAACATTCATAGAGTTTATTaatcatttgaataaatacagAACATCAGGGCCATGTCTCCTTATATTTGATGGTGCAAAATGCCACTTGGACTTTACTATTGTCGAGGAAGCTGAGAAATGTGGCATCACTTTATATTGTCTTCCGTCAAATACCACTCACGAATTACAGCCCATGGATAAATCCGTTTATCGTTCTTTTGAGCACCATTGGGACCAAGAGTTGATTAAATACGTCAGTCAGCATCCCGAACGAACCGTTAACAAGACAAGCTTCAATGTTATTCTCTCACAAGTATGGCCGAAATGTATGACTATTACCAATATCTCGAATGGGTTTCGCGCTACAGGGTTGTATCCATATAACCCAGATGCTGTACCTGAAGAGGCGTTTGCGCCCTCTGCGTTGTCAGAACTTCCAATACCTACAAACAGTGAGAATATGGCTGTCTTATCCGATGAAGCAAGACAAACGGGAGAACAAGAGATTTCAACTGCAAATGTGGAAGATTCAGATGGCTCAGGCACAGATACTGAAAATTTGCCACTGTCCTTgctctttaaaaataacctgAATGCTGAAACTCCACATAAGATAGACAATCAATCCACCACGTGTGAAATTCATGAATTTTTACCAACTCCTAAGTTTAAAGTTAAAGCGACTGCTCCACGCAAGAAGTCTCTGAATTACAGGGCTCAAGAGGTAACAAAAGATTTGTTTGGTGACAAAGCTACGAATTCCACACCACAGACTACTGTACCATCGTCAAGAGCAGAAGCTGTTCCGGGCACTTCTTCAATGATAATGATTGACACAAAGACACCAAAATCAACGTCAGTCACTGGCCGTACATCTGCACAAACTGCAGTCGCTGCAACGAGGACCGCTTCTTTGACAGCAGATAAGCTTACGGGATCAAAACCAAAACGTCACGATAAGAAATCTTCTTGGTACTGTCCAGCTTGTAAAGAAGATCGAGTTGATGATATGCGACAATGTCTTACTTGTGGCGTTTGGTATCATGAGCTGTGTGTTGGACTCACATcaactgataaaatattttactgttctggagattgtttaaaaaaaaagttgaaaaaggctgattaa